Proteins from a genomic interval of Bradysia coprophila strain Holo2 chromosome X, BU_Bcop_v1, whole genome shotgun sequence:
- the LOC119084481 gene encoding calphotin-like, whose protein sequence is MKRINLLWIIWIFVTLEFKDVACVSYPGVYRNEVPIIVPGASPIETAFVTERYGINYECIETCYPILNLCDDKCSVMPELPECLQCQRLPDIQPTPIIIETPPFEPIPPYEPISPYEPIPSSFDRPVTPIVSYPLPLPRPPLFPKPNPPNVPIFPSPPRPFLPEVSLPPAYELMPPTPTLPDIPQPPDVQPLKPDLPKLPIVPPVPVPPEVETEIPPQVTVPDVPLPNIFEEVTPELPPAPILPHVPQPPQYENRLPPLPKLPEPPQLKPSAPILPEIPLPPQPILPEVPLPQLEIDLPPQPMLPDMEIYSQLQPELPYVPMPHKYPEFVDEFPNKVPSITIYEPPQTPVMQPVIPEIVRIPSPVSPEKTIIVTAYPDNPEQPIVTEYRDICSDYCLQKRNISECEICLKTGVPADHLELCSNCLVNPSEPDCELCYPILFNLCREFCIFEENEPDCSMCYPQPIILTEEVVNTPVPILPTPIEYCPEYCALTPMSPECEGCGIGVEVIEKVCIDICAGYCLDNPNDEQCAVCYSEDIPDIVQNPVEWPTLEVINYQCCYGDYCTPMPRNGICPVVCKDQCTTACSNDCFNPTCPDCQEIVALNEYQRTQFMIWLKSKLSDMKSRYMAMIEACIRRTELMYERELQAIEMEVDTSLALA, encoded by the exons ATGAAAAGGATAAACCTTTTGTGGATAATATGGATATTTGTCACTTTAGAATTCAAG GACGTCGCTTGCGTGTCATATCCTGGTGTTTACAGAAATGAAGTTCCAATAATAGTTCCGGGTGCTTCACCTATCGAAACGGCATTCGTTACCGAACGATATGGAATAAACTATGAATGCATTGAGACATGTTATCCGATTCTCAATCTATGCGATGATAAATGTAGCGTTATGCCGGAACTGCCAGAGTGTTTGCAATGCCAACGGCTACCAGATATTCAGCCAACGCCAATTATAATCGAAACACCGCCCTTTGAGCCGATACCACCGTATGAGCCGATTTCACCTTATGAGCCAATACCATCTTCGTTTGATCGACCAGTAACACCAATTGTTTCGTATCCATTGCCATTACCACGCCCACCCCTATTTCCGAAACCGAATCCACCCAATGTACCGATATTCCCGTCGCCTCCTAGGCCATTTCTGCCCGAAGTTTCTCTACCTCCAGCGTATGAATTGATGCCTCCAACACCGACTTTACCAGATATTCCACAACCTCCAGATGTGCAACCATTAAAGCCGGATTTACCAAAATTGCCGATTGTGCCTCCTGTACCAGTCCCTCCGGAAGTAGAAACAGAGATACCACCCCAAGTAACTGTTCCCGATGTGCCACTTCCGAACATATTCGAAGAAGTTACACCCGAACTACCTCCAGCACCAATTTTACCTCATGTTCCACAACCACCCCAATACGAGAACAGATTGCCGCCGCTACCAAAATTACCCGAGCCACCACAATTAAAACCTAGTGCACCTATCTTACCTGAAATTCCATTGCCTCCTCAGCCGATATTGCCCGAAGTTCCACTTCCACAATTGGAAATAGATTTACCACCGCAACCAATGTTACCTGACATGGAAATTTACTCTCAACTTCAACCAGAACTTCCTTATGTCCCAATGCCTCACAAATATCCTGAATTCGTGGATGAGTTTCCAAATAAagttccatcaattacaatttacgAACCACCACAGACTCCAGTTATGCAACCGGTAATTCCAGAAATTGTACGAATTCCTAGCCCGGTGTCACCAGAAAAAACAATTATAGTCACCGCTTATCCAGACAATCCCGAACAACCGATCGTAACCGAATATCGAGACATCTGTAGCGACTATTGCCTACAAAAACGGAACATTTCTGAAtgtgaaatttgtttgaaaaccGGTGTACCAGCTGACCACTTGGAATTATGTTCTAATTGTTTAGTAAATCCGAGTGAACCAGACTGTGAACTGTGCTATCCGATTTTGTTCAATCTGTGCCGGGAATTCTGtattttcgaagaaaatgaACCGGATTGTTCAATGTGCTATCCTCAACCAATAATTTTGACGGAGGAAGTCGTTAACACTCCAGTACCAATATTACCCACACCGATCGAATACTGTCCTGAATATTGTGCACTTACGCCAATGTCACCCGAATGTGAAGGATGTGGCATCGGAGTGGAAGTCATAGAAAAAGTGTGTATCGACATCTGCGCTGGCTACTGTCTGGACAATCCGAATGATGAACAGTGTGCAGTGTGTTATTCAGAGGACATTCCTGACATCGTTCAAAATCCTGTGGAATGGCCCACATTGGAGGTGATCAATTATCAGTGTTGCTACGGAGACTACTGCACACCAATGCCAAGAAATGGCATTTGTCCGGTTGTCTGTAAAGATCAGTGTACAACTGCTTGTTCGAATGATTGCTTCAATCCCACATGTCCGGATTGCCAAGAGATCGTTGCACTAAATGAATATCAACGAACACAATTTATGATTTGgttaaaatcgaaattgtcCGATATGAAATCCAGATATATGGCAATGATCGAGGCTTGCATTCGACGAACGGAACTCATGTATGAAAGAGAGTTACAGGCCATTGAAATGGAAGTAGATACTAGTCTTGCGCTGgcataa